A single genomic interval of Schistocerca americana isolate TAMUIC-IGC-003095 chromosome 2, iqSchAmer2.1, whole genome shotgun sequence harbors:
- the LOC124593473 gene encoding glutathione S-transferase D7-like has protein sequence MAPPTLYDHPMSPPSRLVRLVAGIIGVDLKVFVVDIMDSEIDMKSSEMLKIFPQHTIPALEYNGLYLAESRAIAMYLISKYVKDDSLYTKDVNKRILVHQRLFFDQDLYNRIFSVFRPKFYGEQVDTGSIDKVNEGLETLNRTLDGKQWLAGDKITLAECAVANSLSALEFVPESGIDPTKQPNIKEWLPRVESSHPKYGESLKELREGFKKMAQK, from the exons ATGGCTCCTCCAACTCTTTACGACCATCCAATGAGTCCTCCAAGTCGTCTGGTACGTCTGGTGGCTGGTATCATCGGAGTTGACCTGAAAGTATTCGTAGTGGATATAATGGACTCTGAGATTGACATGAAGTCTTCCGAAATGTTGAAG ATATTTCCTCAGCATACCATTCCTGCACTGGAATACAATGGCCTgtatcttgctgaaag CCGTGCTATTGCCATGTACCTCATCTCAAAGTACGTGAAGGATGACAGTCTCTACACGAAGGATGTAAACAAACGTATCCTTGTCCATCAGAGGCTCTTTTTTGATCAAGATTTGTACAACAGAATTTTCAGTGTT TTT CGGCCAAAATTTTATGGCGAACAGGTGGATACCGGCAGCATCGATAAAGTAAATGAAGGTCTGGAAACTCTAAACCGAACGCTGGATGGCAAACAGTGGCTGGCAGGGGACAAGATCACACTTGCTGAATGTGCGGTCGCCAATTCTTTGTCGGCATTAGAG tttgttccagaaaGTGGAATTGACCCTACGAAGCAGCCCAACATCAAGGAGTGGCTTCCACGAGTTGAAAGTTCCCACCCAAAATACGGAGAAAGCCTGAAAGAATTACGTGAGGGCTTTAAGAAAATGGCGCAGAAGTAA